A genomic stretch from Nitrobacter winogradskyi Nb-255 includes:
- a CDS encoding PAS domain-containing protein: MFFFKKWSIAKEDAAKTAAIRKSQAVIELGLDGTVVTANENYLSIFGYTLADVRGQHHSMFVEADERSGAAYRDFWARLNKGETQSAEFKRIDRHGDEVWVQASYIPVLDSRGNPKKIIALAADITAKKIKELENAGQVSAIERAQAVVEFNLDGTIITANKNFLNVMGYTLGEMQGKHDRVFVESSERAGDAYRDFWARLNLGEPQSAEYKRINKAGNEVWLLATFNPIVDESGKPFKVVAFATDVTKQKVKSADLEGQITAIGKSQAVVELGMDGKILTANDNFLKTFGYALLKDIQGKHHNMFVEAAERTSTAYRDFWARLARGEAQSAEYKRIGKDGKTVWLQASYNPVLDSRGKPVKVVEIATDITARKLKALENEGQLAAIERAQAIASFRPDGTIIAANDKYLKAMGYTLGEVSGKHDGMFVESSERSGSAYREFWGKLNRGEAQSAEFKRVAKDGSEVRIRASYIPVLDAQGKTTKVVQYAMVIESAAAASEEMSAPIQEAPVSMAKQADEQSLSMSRLESRRKSVNAGPSPLAQFLTNLREGFSSAVASSTRAVANFL; the protein is encoded by the coding sequence ATGTTTTTCTTCAAAAAGTGGTCGATCGCAAAAGAAGATGCTGCGAAAACCGCAGCAATCAGAAAATCGCAGGCCGTCATCGAGCTCGGTCTTGATGGAACGGTCGTCACGGCTAACGAGAACTACCTCAGCATATTCGGCTACACGCTGGCGGATGTTCGCGGCCAGCACCATAGCATGTTTGTGGAGGCGGACGAGCGGTCCGGCGCCGCATATCGCGACTTCTGGGCCAGGCTGAACAAGGGTGAGACCCAATCGGCCGAATTCAAACGTATCGACAGGCACGGCGACGAGGTCTGGGTTCAGGCTTCCTACATTCCGGTGCTGGATTCGAGAGGGAATCCGAAAAAAATCATCGCGCTGGCGGCTGACATCACCGCCAAGAAGATCAAGGAGCTGGAGAACGCGGGTCAGGTCTCCGCCATCGAGCGCGCGCAGGCCGTGGTCGAATTCAACCTCGACGGCACGATCATTACCGCGAACAAGAACTTCCTCAATGTGATGGGCTACACCCTCGGTGAAATGCAGGGGAAGCATGACCGGGTATTCGTGGAGTCATCGGAGCGGGCTGGCGACGCCTATCGCGACTTCTGGGCCAGGCTCAATCTCGGTGAGCCTCAATCCGCTGAATACAAGCGGATTAATAAGGCCGGGAACGAAGTGTGGCTGCTGGCGACCTTCAACCCGATCGTGGACGAGAGCGGCAAGCCCTTCAAGGTTGTTGCGTTCGCGACCGACGTCACCAAGCAGAAGGTGAAGTCGGCTGATCTCGAAGGCCAGATCACGGCCATCGGAAAGTCGCAGGCGGTCGTCGAACTCGGCATGGATGGAAAGATCCTGACCGCGAACGACAACTTCCTGAAAACGTTCGGTTACGCGCTCCTCAAGGACATCCAGGGCAAGCACCACAACATGTTTGTGGAGGCTGCCGAGCGGACCAGCACCGCCTATCGCGACTTCTGGGCCAGGCTCGCTCGCGGCGAGGCTCAGTCGGCCGAGTACAAGCGTATCGGCAAGGACGGCAAGACCGTCTGGCTGCAGGCTTCCTACAATCCGGTTCTGGATTCGAGGGGCAAGCCTGTAAAGGTGGTTGAGATCGCGACCGACATCACGGCCAGGAAGCTCAAGGCCCTGGAGAACGAGGGTCAGCTCGCCGCTATCGAACGCGCCCAGGCGATCGCTTCGTTCAGGCCGGACGGCACCATTATCGCCGCCAACGACAAGTACCTGAAGGCGATGGGTTACACCCTCGGCGAGGTTAGCGGCAAGCATGACGGAATGTTCGTCGAGTCTTCGGAGCGTTCCGGTTCTGCCTATCGCGAGTTCTGGGGCAAGCTCAATCGCGGCGAGGCTCAGTCGGCCGAGTTCAAGCGCGTCGCCAAGGACGGCAGCGAGGTTCGGATCCGGGCTTCGTACATCCCGGTCCTCGACGCCCAGGGCAAGACGACCAAGGTTGTCCAGTACGCCATGGTGATCGAATCGGCAGCCGCCGCCAGCGAAGAAATGAGTGCTCCCATCCAGGAAGCACCCGTGTCGATGGCCAAGCAGGCCGACGAGCAGAGCTTGAGCATGAGCCGGCTGGAAAGCCGTCGCAAGAGCGTCAACGCTGGTCCGTCGCCCCTCGCTCAGTTCCTGACGAACCTTCGTGAGGGATTCAGCTCCGCGGTGGCGTCCTCGACGAGAGCTGTCGCCAACTTCTTGTGA
- a CDS encoding Trm112 family protein has protein sequence MTPPHSDRPEDTADPKLLEILVCPVTKGPLELDGARRELISRSAKLAYPIRDGIPIMLPEEARKIE, from the coding sequence ATGACACCGCCTCACTCCGATCGTCCCGAAGATACCGCCGATCCAAAGCTTTTGGAGATTCTAGTCTGCCCGGTCACCAAGGGTCCGCTGGAACTGGACGGCGCGCGGCGGGAATTGATTTCACGCTCGGCGAAGCTGGCCTATCCGATCCGCGACGGCATTCCGATCATGCTGCCGGAAGAGGCAAGGAAGATCGAGTGA
- a CDS encoding DUF4339 domain-containing protein — protein MPNRQWFFASGNTQQGPYSQDQLRDFIARGAVRADTRVWTEGMSDWQRAGDIPGLLSGGSAAPAMPPASARESEPLARGTEPIGAPLSVDLNIWGLLGRTLIFVIGFLLVLPAPWVATSFYGWLISRVRVPQRPNLSFTGQPTDIWWVFVLLALCAYSGLTDIPYIGIILIPVQAWLSWMTIKWVVANISANGQPLRLSFRGEALHYIGWFVLLNLSFITIIGWAWVTTAMTRWMFRNIDGTRREIIFNASGLEVLWRTVVVAIGCILIIPIPWVLGWIARWYVSQVALAPRTA, from the coding sequence ATGCCGAATCGTCAGTGGTTTTTTGCTTCCGGTAATACTCAGCAGGGTCCGTATTCCCAAGACCAGTTGCGGGATTTCATCGCTCGCGGCGCGGTCAGAGCCGACACGCGCGTCTGGACCGAGGGCATGTCGGACTGGCAGAGAGCGGGCGATATTCCGGGCCTCCTGTCCGGCGGTTCGGCCGCTCCGGCTATGCCGCCGGCCTCGGCGCGTGAGAGCGAGCCGCTGGCCAGGGGCACCGAACCCATCGGCGCTCCGCTGTCCGTGGATCTCAACATCTGGGGGCTGCTTGGACGCACCCTGATCTTCGTGATCGGCTTTCTGCTGGTTCTTCCGGCGCCGTGGGTGGCCACCAGCTTCTACGGATGGCTCATCTCTCGGGTGCGGGTGCCGCAGCGTCCCAACCTGAGCTTTACGGGCCAGCCGACGGACATCTGGTGGGTGTTCGTGCTGCTCGCGCTGTGCGCCTACTCCGGCCTGACCGACATACCCTATATCGGGATCATTCTGATTCCGGTGCAGGCCTGGCTGTCGTGGATGACGATCAAATGGGTCGTGGCGAACATCAGCGCCAACGGGCAGCCGCTTCGCCTTTCATTCCGGGGCGAGGCGTTGCATTACATCGGCTGGTTCGTGCTGCTCAACCTCTCCTTCATCACCATCATCGGCTGGGCATGGGTCACCACGGCGATGACGCGCTGGATGTTCCGCAACATCGACGGCACCCGGCGCGAGATCATCTTCAACGCCAGCGGCCTTGAAGTGTTGTGGCGAACGGTGGTGGTTGCGATCGGCTGCATCCTGATCATCCCGATCCCGTGGGTGCTGGGCTGGATCGCGCGCTGGTACGTCTCGCAGGTCGCGCTGGCGCCGCGGACGGCATGA
- a CDS encoding LON peptidase substrate-binding domain-containing protein has protein sequence MPINADYRGPADLPEVIPVFPLPGALLLPRGQMPLNIFEMRYLAMVDDALRDGHRLIGMIQPDLTHSASEDKPELFHVGCAGRITQFAESGDGRYILELTGVSRFKVVEELTVLTPYRQCKVDFFAYADDLTARKGEDEVDRKRLLEVLTDFLKVNNLKVDWNGIENAPNEALVNALAMMSPYGPPEKQAMLEAADLKTRAEILIAVTEMDLAKKRTSGDPGLQ, from the coding sequence ATGCCCATCAACGCCGATTACCGTGGTCCCGCCGACCTTCCCGAAGTGATACCGGTGTTTCCGCTGCCCGGCGCGCTGCTGCTGCCGCGCGGGCAAATGCCGCTCAACATCTTCGAAATGCGCTATCTCGCAATGGTCGACGACGCGTTGCGGGACGGCCATCGCCTGATCGGCATGATCCAGCCCGACCTCACCCATTCCGCGAGCGAGGACAAGCCGGAGCTGTTTCATGTCGGCTGCGCCGGACGCATCACCCAGTTCGCCGAATCCGGCGACGGCCGCTATATCCTCGAACTCACCGGGGTGTCGCGTTTCAAGGTCGTGGAAGAACTGACGGTGCTGACGCCCTACCGCCAGTGCAAGGTCGATTTCTTCGCTTACGCCGACGATCTGACCGCGCGCAAGGGCGAGGACGAGGTCGACCGCAAGCGGCTGCTCGAAGTGCTGACCGATTTTCTCAAGGTCAACAATCTGAAGGTGGACTGGAACGGCATCGAGAACGCCCCGAACGAGGCGCTGGTCAACGCGCTGGCGATGATGTCGCCCTACGGCCCCCCCGAGAAGCAAGCAATGCTGGAGGCGGCCGACCTGAAAACCCGCGCGGAAATTCTGATCGCCGTCACCGAAATGGACCTCGCGAAGAAGCGCACCAGCGGCGACCCCGGATTGCAGTAG
- a CDS encoding thioredoxin family protein, which yields MTIVEHDGGPPPQAPDLINETTTQTFMKDVVEESMHQPVLVDFWAPRSGPSRQLSPLLEKAVRAAAGKVKLAKMNIDQHPAIFQQLAAQIGSHSIPAVFAFVGGRPVDYFTGAVPESQVKDFIDKLTQGAGAAPGAPNIEEILQEADAALAAGDPATAAAVYAEALGIDAANLRAIAGLARCYASTGAIDKAKQTLALVPESKRGDAAVTTVQAMIDLAEQASSLGPIAELEQKVAADPLDHQARFDLATALNAGGKRSEATDHLLEIVKRDRKWNDDAARKQLVQFFEAWGATDEATVEGRKRLSTILFS from the coding sequence GTGACCATAGTCGAGCACGACGGCGGGCCGCCACCACAGGCGCCGGATCTGATCAACGAGACGACGACGCAGACCTTCATGAAGGATGTCGTCGAGGAATCGATGCACCAGCCGGTGCTGGTCGATTTCTGGGCGCCGCGGAGCGGACCGAGCCGCCAACTGAGCCCGCTGCTGGAAAAGGCGGTGCGCGCCGCCGCCGGCAAGGTCAAGCTGGCGAAGATGAATATCGATCAGCATCCCGCCATCTTTCAGCAGCTCGCGGCCCAGATCGGCAGCCATTCGATCCCGGCGGTGTTCGCCTTCGTCGGCGGGCGGCCGGTCGATTATTTCACAGGCGCGGTCCCCGAAAGCCAGGTCAAGGACTTCATCGACAAGCTGACGCAAGGCGCGGGGGCGGCGCCGGGCGCCCCTAACATCGAAGAGATCCTGCAAGAGGCTGACGCCGCGCTCGCTGCAGGCGATCCGGCCACCGCGGCCGCGGTTTATGCCGAGGCTCTCGGGATCGACGCCGCCAATCTTCGGGCGATCGCCGGGCTGGCGCGCTGCTATGCCAGCACCGGCGCGATCGACAAGGCCAAGCAAACGCTCGCGCTGGTTCCGGAATCGAAGCGTGGCGACGCCGCCGTGACAACCGTTCAGGCCATGATCGACCTTGCCGAACAGGCGAGCTCGCTTGGACCGATCGCCGAGCTTGAGCAGAAGGTCGCGGCCGACCCGCTCGATCATCAGGCACGCTTCGACCTGGCTACGGCATTGAACGCCGGCGGCAAACGCAGCGAGGCCACCGATCACCTGCTTGAAATCGTGAAGCGCGATCGCAAATGGAACGATGATGCCGCCCGCAAGCAGCTTGTGCAGTTTTTCGAGGCATGGGGCGCCACAGACGAGGCCACCGTGGAGGGGCGCAAACGACTGTCGACGATTCTGTTTTCCTAA
- a CDS encoding ubiquinone biosynthesis hydroxylase: MTTRQSIVICGGAFAGLALALALRQGLGNEIPIVVADPMLANRPSRDPRATAIVAACRRLFEALGVWDEVAATAQPMLDMVVTDSKLEDATRPVFLTFAGDVQPGEPFAHMVENRYLIEALASRAETAGVDLRATAVTGNDAKPGGVTVSLADGSTIEASLLVAADGARSKLRERAGIATHGWEYDQSGIVVTVGHERDHQGRAEEHFLPAGPFAILPLTGRRSSLVWTEKRADAARIVALAEEEFHAELEQRFGLHLGEVRALDKPRAFPLQYFVARSFIAERLALVGDAAHVIHPIAGQGLNLGLKDVAALAEVVVDAVRLGIDPGQADVLERYQRWRRFDTMAMGLATNTLNVLFSNESTLLRGVRDIGLGLVDRMPPLKNAFIRQAAGLTGEVPRLLKGEVL; the protein is encoded by the coding sequence ATGACGACACGACAGAGCATTGTCATCTGCGGCGGCGCATTTGCCGGTCTGGCGCTGGCGCTGGCGCTGCGCCAGGGGCTCGGCAACGAAATTCCGATCGTGGTCGCCGATCCGATGCTGGCGAACCGGCCGAGCCGCGATCCGCGCGCCACCGCCATCGTGGCGGCGTGCCGCCGCCTGTTCGAGGCGCTCGGGGTCTGGGACGAAGTGGCCGCGACCGCGCAGCCGATGCTTGACATGGTGGTCACCGATTCGAAGCTTGAGGACGCCACCCGTCCGGTGTTCCTGACCTTCGCCGGCGACGTCCAGCCCGGCGAGCCGTTCGCGCATATGGTGGAGAACCGCTATCTGATCGAGGCGCTGGCGTCGCGCGCGGAAACCGCGGGCGTTGACCTGCGCGCCACGGCGGTGACGGGAAACGACGCGAAGCCCGGCGGCGTCACCGTCTCGCTGGCCGACGGCTCCACGATCGAGGCGAGCCTTCTGGTCGCGGCCGACGGCGCACGCTCGAAGCTGCGCGAGCGCGCCGGGATCGCCACCCACGGCTGGGAATATGATCAGTCCGGCATCGTCGTCACCGTCGGCCATGAGCGCGATCATCAGGGCCGCGCCGAAGAGCATTTTCTTCCCGCCGGGCCGTTCGCGATCCTGCCGCTGACGGGCAGGCGCTCGTCGCTGGTGTGGACCGAGAAGCGGGCGGACGCCGCGCGCATCGTCGCGCTTGCGGAAGAAGAATTTCACGCCGAGCTGGAGCAGCGCTTCGGCCTTCACCTCGGCGAGGTCAGGGCGCTCGACAAGCCGCGCGCGTTTCCGCTTCAGTATTTCGTCGCGCGTTCATTCATCGCGGAGCGGCTGGCGCTGGTGGGCGACGCGGCGCATGTGATCCATCCGATCGCGGGACAGGGTCTCAACCTCGGACTGAAGGATGTCGCGGCGCTTGCCGAGGTCGTGGTCGATGCCGTCAGGCTCGGCATCGATCCGGGGCAGGCGGACGTGCTGGAGCGCTATCAGCGCTGGCGGCGCTTCGACACCATGGCGATGGGCTTGGCCACCAACACGCTTAACGTGCTGTTCTCCAACGAATCGACGCTGTTGCGCGGCGTGCGCGACATCGGGCTCGGTCTGGTCGACCGAATGCCGCCTTTGAAGAACGCCTTCATTCGCCAGGCGGCCGGACTGACCGGCGAGGTGCCGCGGCTGTTGAAGGGCGAGGTGTTGTAG
- the tesB gene encoding acyl-CoA thioesterase II, which yields MSESLTDLISILDLEPIEENLFRGGSPKTGWQRVFGGQVIGQAMAAACRTVEGRLPHSLHCYFILPGDPAVPIIYQVERLRDGRSYSTRRVTAIQHGRAIFSIMVSFHVDEEGAFNHQEKMPDVPPPEQLSPEEFAKQPTFKEMPEFIRRYYESDRPIELRPVELNRYFGERIEDGRVHVWIRTASNLPDDPALHMCALAYASDFALLDAVMARYGRTLFDKHMLAASLDHAMWFHRPFRADEWLLYAQDSPSAQSGRGLARGLIFRQDGTLIASVAQEGSVRERSSSIFASDGIRSEAS from the coding sequence ATGTCCGAAAGCCTGACCGATCTGATCTCGATCCTCGATCTGGAGCCGATCGAGGAAAACCTGTTTCGCGGCGGCAGCCCGAAGACCGGCTGGCAGCGGGTGTTCGGCGGGCAGGTGATCGGGCAGGCGATGGCGGCGGCCTGCCGCACCGTGGAAGGCCGCCTGCCGCACTCGCTGCATTGCTATTTCATCCTGCCGGGCGACCCCGCCGTTCCGATCATCTATCAGGTGGAGCGGCTGCGCGACGGCAGGAGCTATTCGACGCGGCGCGTCACCGCGATCCAGCACGGCCGCGCCATCTTCTCGATCATGGTCTCGTTCCATGTGGACGAGGAGGGCGCCTTCAATCATCAGGAGAAGATGCCGGACGTGCCGCCGCCCGAGCAGCTTTCGCCGGAGGAATTCGCCAAGCAGCCGACGTTCAAGGAGATGCCGGAGTTCATCCGCCGTTACTATGAATCGGACCGGCCGATCGAACTGCGCCCGGTCGAGCTCAACCGCTACTTCGGCGAGCGGATCGAGGACGGCCGCGTCCATGTCTGGATCCGCACCGCGTCGAACCTGCCCGACGACCCGGCGCTGCACATGTGCGCGCTGGCCTATGCGTCGGATTTCGCGCTGCTGGATGCGGTGATGGCGCGCTACGGCCGCACCCTGTTCGACAAGCACATGTTGGCGGCCTCGCTCGATCACGCCATGTGGTTTCACCGCCCGTTTCGCGCCGACGAATGGCTGCTCTATGCGCAGGATTCGCCGAGCGCGCAGAGCGGACGTGGCCTCGCGCGCGGCCTGATCTTTAGGCAGGACGGCACGCTGATCGCTTCGGTGGCGCAGGAAGGCTCGGTGCGTGAGCGGAGCTCGAGCATTTTCGCTTCTGATGGAATCAGAAGCGAGGCTTCATAA
- a CDS encoding P-II family nitrogen regulator, with translation MKLVVAIIKPFKLDEVREALTALGVHGMTVTEVKGYGRQKGHTEIYRGAEYVVNFLPKLRIEVAVASELADKAVEAIAAAARTGQIGDGKLFVLPIDHALRIRTGETDSDAL, from the coding sequence ATGAAACTCGTCGTCGCCATTATCAAACCCTTCAAGCTTGACGAGGTCCGGGAGGCGCTGACCGCGCTCGGCGTGCACGGCATGACCGTGACAGAGGTCAAGGGCTATGGACGTCAGAAAGGTCATACAGAGATCTATCGCGGCGCCGAATACGTCGTGAACTTCCTGCCCAAGCTGAGGATCGAGGTCGCGGTGGCGTCGGAACTCGCGGACAAGGCTGTCGAGGCCATCGCCGCCGCCGCACGCACCGGCCAGATCGGCGACGGCAAGCTCTTTGTGCTGCCGATCGATCACGCCCTGCGCATCCGCACCGGCGAGACCGACAGCGACGCGCTATGA
- a CDS encoding IS1595-like element ISNwi1 family transposase: MTDLLKNPIFQDETKARDWLEARVWANGRVCPHCGNADQEKITKLEGKAHRPGVYQCNEPACREQFTVTVGTVFERSKIPLTKWLAALFLMTASKKGVSAHQVHRMLGISYKSTWFLMHRLREAMRTGGLEPLGGEGKIVEADETYFGKADTQRVSPQRKGRTFTKNRKIKNDRPIVSLVERGGNVRSFHVAVADSSTVACIVNANVHKESRLQTDESRLYTKVGADFAAHETVNHGAKEYARGDVTTNTIESYFSVFKRGMRGTYQHCSEKHLHRYLAEFDFRYNNRIALGVNDTDRANELAKGIVGKRLTYRRPNSKDVQT; the protein is encoded by the coding sequence ATGACCGATCTACTAAAAAACCCTATTTTCCAAGACGAGACCAAGGCCCGCGATTGGCTTGAAGCGCGCGTTTGGGCCAACGGTCGGGTCTGCCCGCATTGCGGAAACGCCGATCAGGAAAAGATCACTAAACTTGAGGGCAAGGCGCACCGCCCCGGCGTGTACCAGTGCAACGAACCCGCCTGTCGCGAACAGTTCACCGTGACCGTGGGCACCGTTTTCGAGCGCTCCAAAATCCCGCTGACTAAGTGGCTTGCCGCGCTTTTCCTCATGACCGCTTCCAAGAAAGGCGTGAGCGCGCATCAGGTTCACCGCATGTTGGGTATTAGCTACAAATCTACTTGGTTCCTGATGCACCGCTTGCGTGAGGCAATGCGTACAGGCGGACTTGAGCCGCTTGGTGGCGAAGGCAAAATCGTTGAGGCCGATGAGACCTATTTCGGCAAAGCCGACACTCAGCGCGTCTCACCGCAGCGCAAGGGCCGTACCTTCACCAAAAATCGCAAGATTAAAAATGACCGCCCTATCGTTTCCCTTGTAGAGCGCGGCGGTAACGTTCGTTCGTTTCATGTCGCGGTTGCGGATAGTTCAACTGTGGCCTGTATTGTAAACGCGAACGTTCACAAGGAAAGCCGATTACAAACCGATGAAAGCCGCCTCTACACCAAAGTTGGCGCTGACTTCGCCGCACATGAGACCGTCAACCACGGCGCAAAAGAATATGCGCGCGGCGATGTGACGACTAACACGATTGAAAGCTACTTCTCAGTTTTCAAGCGCGGTATGCGCGGCACCTATCAGCATTGCTCCGAAAAACATCTGCACCGCTACCTCGCGGAGTTTGATTTCCGCTACAACAACCGCATCGCGTTAGGCGTAAATGATACTGACCGCGCCAACGAACTGGCTAAGGGCATCGTTGGAAAACGATTAACGTATCGACGGCCTAACTCAAAGGACGTTCAAACTTAA
- a CDS encoding aminotransferase class I/II-fold pyridoxal phosphate-dependent enzyme yields the protein MATPASSRAAQGDASPTQLDAGAFLSAAGPAALTAASERSPFARTAELLAPYQPEQSLINLSLGEPQDPPPDFVGPILSRHIDEFRRYPMARGIEPFRRAAAEWLSRRFALPRAIDPDAEILALNGSREGLFYAAIAAARYVAPRKGAPAILMPNPFYPAYGAGARAANCEAIFLPATRANGFLPDLDSLDDATLARTVAIYLASPANPQGAVASRDYLSRLIALARRHGFLVFSDECYSEIYTQSPPGSALECAGPDFAHVVAFQSLSKRSNLPGLRVGFVAGDRNFLTAFHELRNVAAPQVPAPLQHVGAAAYGDEAHVEENRRLYRLKFDLADGIIGTRFGYARPAGGFCLWLDVSAYGGDEAATIRLYREAGLRVVPGSYLARPQGDGGNPGAGYIRLALVADIETTAEALRRLVKTLG from the coding sequence ATGGCAACCCCCGCTTCATCGCGCGCGGCGCAAGGCGACGCCAGCCCGACCCAGCTCGACGCCGGCGCGTTCCTGTCCGCCGCCGGCCCGGCCGCGCTGACGGCTGCAAGCGAGCGGTCGCCATTCGCGCGGACGGCGGAGCTGCTTGCGCCCTACCAGCCGGAACAATCCCTGATCAACCTGTCGCTGGGCGAGCCGCAGGACCCGCCGCCCGATTTCGTCGGCCCGATCCTGTCCCGGCATATCGACGAGTTCAGGCGATACCCGATGGCGCGGGGGATCGAGCCGTTCCGCCGCGCCGCCGCCGAATGGCTGTCGCGGCGCTTCGCGCTGCCGCGCGCGATCGATCCCGATGCCGAGATCCTGGCGCTGAACGGCAGCCGCGAGGGGCTGTTTTACGCCGCGATCGCCGCCGCGCGCTACGTCGCGCCGCGCAAGGGCGCGCCGGCCATCCTGATGCCGAATCCTTTCTACCCGGCCTATGGCGCGGGCGCGCGCGCCGCCAATTGCGAAGCCATTTTCCTGCCGGCCACGCGCGCCAACGGCTTCCTGCCCGACCTCGATTCTCTCGATGACGCCACGCTGGCGCGGACGGTCGCGATCTATCTCGCCTCGCCCGCCAATCCGCAAGGCGCGGTGGCCTCGCGCGATTACCTCTCGCGCCTGATCGCGCTGGCGCGCCGTCACGGCTTCCTGGTGTTCTCGGACGAATGCTACTCGGAGATCTACACGCAAAGTCCGCCCGGCAGCGCGCTGGAATGCGCGGGGCCGGACTTCGCCCACGTGGTCGCGTTCCAGTCGCTCTCCAAACGCTCGAACCTGCCGGGGCTGCGCGTGGGCTTCGTCGCCGGAGACCGGAATTTCCTCACCGCGTTCCATGAACTGCGCAACGTCGCCGCGCCGCAGGTGCCGGCGCCGCTGCAGCATGTCGGCGCGGCGGCCTATGGCGACGAGGCGCATGTGGAGGAGAACCGAAGGCTCTACCGGCTCAAGTTCGATCTCGCCGACGGGATCATCGGGACCCGTTTCGGTTATGCGAGGCCCGCCGGCGGCTTCTGCCTCTGGCTGGATGTCTCCGCATATGGCGGCGACGAGGCCGCGACGATCAGGCTTTACAGGGAGGCCGGCCTCCGCGTCGTGCCCGGAAGCTATCTGGCGCGTCCGCAAGGTGACGGCGGCAATCCCGGCGCGGGCTATATCCGCCTGGCGCTGGTGGCGGACATCGAAACCACGGCCGAGGCGTTGCGTCGGCTGGTGAAAACACTCGGTTAG